A DNA window from Jaculus jaculus isolate mJacJac1 chromosome 1, mJacJac1.mat.Y.cur, whole genome shotgun sequence contains the following coding sequences:
- the Siah1 gene encoding E3 ubiquitin-protein ligase SIAH1, protein MSRQTATALPTGTSKCPPSQRVPALTGTTASNNDLASLFECPVCFDYVLPPILQCQSGHLVCSNCRPKLTCCPTCRGPLGSIRNLAMEKVANSVLFPCKYASSGCEITLPHTEKADHEELCEFRPYSCPCPGASCKWQGSLDAVMPHLMHQHKSITTLQGEDIVFLATDINLPGAVDWVMMQSCFGFHFMLVLEKQEKYDGHQQFFAIVQLIGTRKQAENFAYRLELNGHRRRLTWEATPRSIHEGIATAIMNSDCLVFDTSIAQLFAENGNLGINVTISMC, encoded by the coding sequence ATGAGCCGTCAGACTGCTACAGCATTACCCACTGGCACATCTAAGTGTCCACCATCCCAGAGGGTGCCTGCTCTGACTGGCACAACTGCATCCAACAATGACTTGGCAAGTCTTTTTGAGTGTCCCGTCTGCTTTGACTATGTGTTGCCACCCATTCTTCAATGTCAGAGTGGCCATCTTGTTTGCAGCAACTGTCGCCCAAAACTCACGTGTTGTCCAACTTGCCGGGGCCCACTGGGATCCATTCGCAACTTGGCTATGGAGAAAGTGGCCAATTCAGTACTTTTCCCTTGTAAATACGCCTCTTCTGGATGTGAAATAACTCtaccacacacagaaaaagcaGACCATGAAGAGCTGTGTGAGTTTAGGCCTTATTCCTGCCCATGCCCTGGTGCTTCCTGTAAATGGCAAGGCTCTTTGGATGCTGTCATGCCCCACCTGATGCATCAGCACAAATCCATTACCACCCTACAGGGAGAAGACATAGTTTTCCTCGCTACAGACATTAATCTTCCTGGTGCTGTTGACTGGGTGATGATGCAGTCTTGTTTTGGCTTTCATTTCATGTTAGTCttggagaaacaagaaaagtaTGATGGTCACCAGCAGTTCTTCGCAATTGTACAGCTGATAGGAACCCGCAAGCAAGCTGAAAATTTTGCTTATCGACTTGAGCTAAATGGTCATAGACGGCGATTGACTTGGGAAGCGACTCCTCGATCGATTCACGAGGGAATTGCTACAGCCATTATGAATAGTGACTGCCTAGTCTTTGACACCAGCATTGCACAGCTCTTTGCAGAAAATGGCAACTTAGGCATCAATGTAACTATTTCCATGTGTTGA